A DNA window from Vigna unguiculata cultivar IT97K-499-35 chromosome 10, ASM411807v1, whole genome shotgun sequence contains the following coding sequences:
- the LOC114165368 gene encoding glycosyl hydrolase 5 family protein-like — MSSRFVFLLVLVVIYASHSDAYPLSTQNRWIIDEATGQRAKLVCGNWAGHLQPMIPEGLDQRPLKDIVGELVKHSFNCVRLTYAIYMWTRYGNENVSATFASLDVPEVVEGIAKNNPYVLSMTHVQTFDVVVHELGVQNVKVLLDNHVSEPMWCCNDDDENGFFHDRHFNPQEWVHGLTLAAKHFSGNHVVVAMSLRNELHGPRQNLKDWYRYMSQGAIDIHKTNPNVLVLISGLNYDTELQFLRRKPLNIDLGKKMVFETHLYSWSGIGTLKLREIWTKQPLNRICANNVKAIDYRAGFLTTGNNATPLIFTEFGFNEVGSSVDDNRFLTCLQTYLLGKDLDWGLWTFQGTYYLKKDQVQVHESFGVMDETWHNLRYPNFTDKFRLLQRKNLEPNSNAPIVNILYHPLSGQCAQVNDKNEVELGSCETKNRWVRGEDTTKIVLHGSKKCLTTVGEGLPVVVSNCERNNNSWKFVSLSKLHLATLNQHEEQHCLQKDSNSSTIVTSKCICIKDDSQCLDDPQSQWFQLVQTNV, encoded by the exons ATGTCTTCACGTTTTGTCTTTCTTCTCGTCCTTGTAGTCATCTATGCATCACATTCCGATGCATACCCTTTATCAACGCAGAACAGATGGATCATAGATGAAGCCACAGGACAACGTGCCAAGTTGGTATGTGGCAATTGGGCTGGCCACCTTCAACCAATGATCCCTGAGGGTCTTGACCAAAGACCCTTGAAGGACATTGTTGGTGAGCTTGTGAAGCATAGTTTCAACTGCGTGCGTCTCACATACGCAATCTACATGTGGACACGTTATGGCAATGAGAATGTGAGTGCCACCTTTGCCTCTTTGGATGTACCAGAAGTGGTCGAAGGCATTGCCAAGAACAACCCTTATGTGTTGTCCATGACACATGTTCAGACCTTTGATGTTGTTGTTCATgaacttggagttcaaaatGTGAAAGTGTTGCTTGATAACCATGTGAGTGAGCCAATGTGGTGTTGCAATGATGACGATGAGAATGGGTTCTTCCATGATAGACATTTCAATCCTCAAGAATGGGTGCATGGCCTTACTTTGGCAGCCAAACACTTTAGTGGAAACCATGTT GTTGTGGCAATGAGTTTGAGGAACGAGCTGCATGGTCCTCGGCAAAATTTGAAGGATTGGTACAGGTACATGAGCCAAGGAGCAATAGATATTCACAAGACAAACCCAAATGTGCTTGTGCTTATCTCAGGCTTGAACTATGACACTGAGTTGCAATTCTTAAGGAGAAAACCATTGAACATAGACTTGGGTAAGAAAATGGTGTTTGAGACACATTTGTACTCATGGTCTGGAATTGGAACTCTCAAATTGAGAGAGATATGGACAAAGCAACCATTGAATAGGATATGTGCCAATAACGTTAAAGCGATAGACTACAGAGCAGGATTTCTTACCACAGGCAACAATGCAACTCCTTTGATTTTTACAGAGTTTGGCTTTAACGAGGTAGGTTCTTCAGTGGACGACAACAGATTCTTGACATGCCTTCAGACTTATCTTCTTGGAAAGGATTTAGACTGGGGATTGTGGACTTTCCAAGGTACCTACTATTTGAAGAAAGACCAGGTCCAAGTTCATGAGTCATTTGGTGTAATGGATGAAACATGGCACAACCTTAGATATCCCAATTTCACCGACAAGTTTCGACTTTTGCAAAGGAAGAATCTTG AACCTAACTCCAATGCCCCCATTGTAAATATCTTGTACCACCCACTATCTGGTCAATGTGCTCAAGTGAATGACAAGAATGAAGTTGAACTTGGAAGTTGTGAGACCAAAAACAGATGGGTTCGTGGAGAGGATACcactaaaatagttttacatGGCTCTAAGAAGTGCTTAACAACAGTTGGTGAAGGGCTTCCAGTTGTAGTTTCTAATTGTGAAAGGAATAACAATTCTTGGAAATTTGTATCTCTTTCTAAACTTCACTTGGCAACTCTAAATCAACATGAGGAACAACATTGCTTGCAAAAGGATTCTAACTCATCTACCATTGTGACTTCAAAGTGTATCTGCATAAAAGATGATTCTCAATGTCTTGATGATCCTCAAAGCCAGTGGTTCCAGCTTGTTCAAACCAATGTGTAG
- the LOC114165369 gene encoding glycosyl hydrolase 5 family protein-like: MSSLFVFLLVLVVIYASHSDAYPLSTQNRWIIDEATGQRAKLVCANWASHLQPMIPEGLDQRPLKDIVGELVKHSFNCVRLTYAIYMWTRYGNENVSATFASLDVPEVVEGIAKNNPYVLSMTHVQTFDAVVHELGVQNVKVLLDNHVSEPMWCCNDDDENGFFHDTHFNPQEWVHGLTLAAKHFSGNHVVVAMSLRNELHGPRQNLKDWYRYMSQGAVAIHKTNPNVLVLISGLNYDTELQFLRRKPLNIDLGKKMVFETHLYSWSGIGTLKLREIWTKQPLNRICANNVKAIDYRAGFLTTGKNATPLIFTEFGFNEAGSSVEDKRFLTCLQTYLLGKDLDWGLWAFQGTYYLKKDQVQVHESFGVMDETWHNLRYPNFTDKFRLLQRKNLEPNSNAPIVNILYHPLSGQCAQVNDKNEVELGSCETKNRWVRGEDTTKIVLHGSKKCLTTVGEGLPVVVSDCERNNNSWKSVSLSKLHLATLNQHEEQLCLQKDFNSSTIVTSKCICIKDDSQCLDDPQSQWFQLVQTNV, from the exons ATGTCTTCACTTTTTGTCTTTCTTCTCGTCCTTGTAGTCATCTATGCATCACATTCCGATGCATACCCTTTATCAACGCAGAACAGATGGATCATAGATGAAGCCACAGGACAACGTGCCAAGTTGGTATGTGCCAATTGGGCTAGCCACCTTCAACCAATGATCCCTGAGGGTCTTGACCAAAGACCCTTGAAGGACATTGTTGGTGAGCTTGTGAAGCATAGTTTCAACTGTGTGCGTCTCACATACGCAATCTACATGTGGACACGTTATGGCAATGAGAATGTGAGTGCCACCTTTGCCTCTTTGGATGTACCAGAAGTGGTCGAAGGCATTGCCAAGAACAACCCTTATGTGTTGTCCATGACACATGTTCAGACCTTTGATGCTGTTGTTCATgaacttggagttcaaaatGTGAAAGTGTTGCTTGATAACCATGTGAGTGAGCCAATGTGGTGTTGCAATGATGACGATGAGAATGGGTTCTTCCATGATACACATTTCAATCCTCAAGAATGGGTGCATGGCCTTACTTTGGCAGCCAAACACTTTAGTGGAAACCATGTT GTTGTGGCAATGAGTTTGAGGAACGAGCTGCATGGTCCTCGGCAAAATTTGAAGGATTGGTACAGGTACATGAGCCAAGGAGCAGTAGCTATTCACAAGACAAACCCAAATGTGCTTGTGCTTATCTCAGGCTTGAACTATGACACTGAGTTGCAATTCTTAAGGAGAAAACCATTGAACATAGACTTGGGTAAGAAAATGGTGTTTGAGACACATTTGTACTCATGGTCTGGAATTGGAACTCTCAAATTGAGAGAGATATGGACAAAGCAACCATTGAATAGGATATGTGCCAACAACGTTAAAGCGATAGACTACAGAGCAGGATTTCTTACCACAGGCAAGAATGCAACTCCTTTGATTTTTACAGAGTTTGGCTTTAACGAGGCAGGTTCTTCAGTGGAAGACAAAAGATTCTTGACATGCCTTCAGACTTATCTTCTTGGAAAGGATTTAGACTGGGGATTGTGGGCTTTCCAAGGTACCTACTATTTGAAGAAAGACCAGGTCCAAGTTCATGAGTCATTTGGTGTAATGGATGAAACATGGCACAACCTTAGATATCCCAATTTCACCGACAAGTTTCGGCTTTTGCAAAGGAAGAATCTTG AACCTAACTCCAATGCCCCTATTGTAAATATCTTGTACCACCCACTATCTGGCCAATGTGCTCAAGTGAATGACAAGAATGAAGTTGAACTTGGAAGTTGTGAGACCAAAAATAGATGGGTTCGTGGAGAGGATACCACTAAAATCGTTTTACATGGCTCTAAGAAGTGCTTAACAACAGTTGGTGAAGGGCTTCCAGTTGTAGTTTCTGATTGTGAAAGGAATAACAATTCTTGGAAATCTGTATCTCTTTCTAAACTTCACTTGGCAACTCTAAATCAACACGAGGAACAACTTTGCTTACAGAAGGATTTTAACTCATCTACCATTGTGACTTCAAAGTGTATCTGCATAAAAGATGATTCTCAATGTCTTGATGATCCTCAAAGCCAGTGGTTCCAACTTGTTCAAACAAATGTGTAG
- the LOC114166480 gene encoding protein NRT1/ PTR FAMILY 5.4-like, with product MARQENSSTFEKKILSLKARIRYLIHRYEALTFIAALVVSYTFMEIAVLAIMMDYLTNALEVQNQRIAAIVTNLQDALSSLFFVVVSLISQTYTGSFTMITFCAAASIEGLMLLWTSTSPSAFGAVFAAIVFLGIGKSGQKLSENFLEYQLEEKMKTKKQGEEDGSTQDRNERSLGHTIFINIWLFAPLVVGYIITICLVFIFYDVTLEDLFRFAALLMGATNLLFLIGSLGYSRQELPVESDLSKIHRIFSTALGKLSSKYPTSPNSYYWKGYKQQHTYSRGEGVRLLPRVPRLFRWLDKAAIIKEEEEEKEDSRHDRESLETQERKKKICTVKDVRDVKSLVHMIYLGLTIFPYSLLMASGNTFFVAQASALTPVMNKKGNDISILFLIKAVATDMSNFTCFLISLAFRNKQKPRVTYVMFERKAATITRIGFGITCAVICGFIAWQVEIRRLSSKVDTTVALVPQFLLLGVTQGLVDGGLERLFDDHVAKSLSSFEDSFSELVVGGGKLLIIPSVLIFSGWIKETIDTSHLDRYYLMLAIMNAVLLLAFAYYSVTYAYKEVCPEDEKVTTEQRLDHAHQPDSENTYQENTPPFP from the exons ATGGCGCGGCAAGAAAACTCGTCTACTTTTGAGaagaaaattttatcattaaaagcTCGAATTCGTTATCTAATCCACCGTTATGAGGCCTTAACTTTCATTGCTG CATTGGTTGTAAGTTACACATTTATGGAGATCGCGGTGTTGGCAATAATGATGGATTATCTCACAAATGCACTCGAAGTGCAGAATCAACGGATAGCTGCTATTGTCACAAATCTGCAAGATGCTTTATCATctctcttttttgttgttgtttctcTAATCTCGCAAACATATACTGGTTCTTTCACTATGATCACATTTTGTGCTGCAGCTTCCATCGAG GGTTTAATGCTACTATGGACATCTACATCACCTTCAGCGTTTGGTGCGGTCTTTGCAGCCATAGTCTTCCTTGGAATTGGAAAAAGTGGTCAAAAGCTTTCAGAAAATTTCCTTGAGTATCAGTtggaagagaaaatgaaaacaaagaaacaagGCGAAGAAGATGGAAGCACACAAGACAGAAATGAGAGAAGCCTCGgacatacaatttttattaatatctggCTGTTCGCTCCACTGGTTGTTGGATACATCATAACAATTTGTCTTGTCTTCATCTTCTATGATGTAACATTAGAGGACCTATTCAGATTCGCTGCACTTCTCATGGGAGCGACTAATCTGTTGTTCCTCATCGGTTCTTTGGGGTATAGCCGCCAAGAATTACCCGTTGAAAGCGATCTAAGCAAGATCCATAGAATCTTCAGCACAGCTTTAGGAAAACTGAGTTCAAAATATCCAACCTCGCCGAATTCTTATTACTGGAAGGGTTACAAGCAGCAACATACGTATAGTCGTGGTGAAGGAGTGAGGTTATTGCCACGAGTTCCACGGCTATTCAGGTGGTTGGACAAAGCGGCCATCAttaaagaagaggaagaagaaaaagaagattcaAGACATGATAGAGAGAGTCTTGAGACgcaagaaaggaaaaagaagatttGCACTGTGAAGGACGTGAGAGATGTTAAAAGCCTTGTTCATATGATCTACCTTGGCCTTACCATTTTTCCTTATAGTTTACTCATGGCCTCTGGGAACACTTTCTTTGTTGCACAAGCAAGTGCGTTGACACCAGTTATGAATAAAAAGGGTAACGATATCTCTATTCTATTTTTGATCAAAGCCGTGGCAACTGACATGTCAAACTTTACTTGTTTTCTCATCAGTCTTGCATTTCGAAACAAGCAAAAACCAAGAGTTACCTATGTCATGTTCGAAAGAAAAGCTGCGACAATCACGAGGATTGGATTTGGCATTACGTGTGCTGTAATATGCGGCTTCATAGCATGGCAAGTGGAGATTCGTAGGTTGTCGTCAAAGGTGGATACAACAGTCGCTTTGGTTCCGCAGTTTTTGTTACTAGGAGTGACACAGGGACTTGTTGACGGGGGATTAGAGAGATTATTCGATGACCATGTAGCGAAATCGTTGTCGAGTTTTGAGGATTCGTTTAGTGAGTTGGTGGTTGGTGGTGGAAAACTTCTGATTATACCAAGTGTGTTGATTTTCAGTGGGTGGATCAAGGAAACAATCGACACTAGCCATTTGGACAGGTACTATCTGATGTTGGCGATAATGAATGCTGTGCTGCTTCTGGCTTTTGCATACTACTCTGTCACATATGCATACAAGGAAGTGTGTCCCGAAGATGAGAAAGTTACCACAGAGCAAAGATTGGATCATGCTCATCAACCAGACTCAGAAAACACCTATCAGGAAAATACTCCCCCATTTCCATAA
- the LOC114165370 gene encoding sporozoite surface protein 2-like: protein MGLDTHPRDRIRHLLDRFQLHWIGSTHVGIGSAHSGSIPSCSRTLPSHLRPPPDLFQATNNLHQAPSPSTVARFLKFSGHTSDDPDVPDDPDVPDNLDEPEDPNELDDTDGPNDPNNPDEPDGPDDPNGPDDTNSSDDPNRSDDQNGPDGQDDPDDPNGLDDLDRPDNPDKPDDLDELYDPNKPNDSDGPFQIIRPDDPDEPNDTYDSDVPDDPEVRDDADGPNDPDGLDDPEESNNPNEFDDLDGSDDSVGTDYPDEPDDPDGPDNSYGTDYPDGSDD from the exons ATGGGATTGGATACGCACCCACGGGATCGGATCCGCCACTTGTTGGATCGATTCCAACTTCACTGGATTGGTTCCACACATGTGGGGATCGGATCTGCTCACAGTGGATCGATTCCAAGCTGTAGCAGAACCCTTCCGAGCCACCTACGACCTCCACCAGATCTGTTCCAAGCCACCAACAACCTGCATCAGGCACCATCTCCTTCCACCGTTGCTAGATTTCTCAAATTCTCAGGTCACAC gtccgacgacccagacgtgcccgacgacccggacgtgCCCGACAACCTGGACGAACCCGAGGACCCGAACGAGCTCGATGACacggacgggcccaacgacccaaacaATCCCGACGaaccagacgggcccgacgacccaaacgggcccgatgacacAAACAGTtccgacgacccaaacaggtCCGACGACCAAAATGGGCCTGACGGTCAAGACGaccccgatgacccgaacggacTTGACGACCTAGACAGGCCAGACAACCCGGACAAGCCCGACGACTTGGACGAGCTCTACGACCCAAACAAGCCTAACGACTCGGATGGGCCCTTCCAAATCATTaggcccgacgatccagacgaGCCCAATGACACTTACGACTCGGacgtgcccgacgacccagaagTGCGGGACGACGCagatgggcccaacgacccggacgggctcgATGACCCAGAAGAGTCCAACAACCCGAACGAGTTtgacgacctggacgggtcCGACGACTCGGTCGGGACCGATTACCCAGACGAacccgacgatccagacgggcccgatAACTCGTACGGGACAGACTATCCAGACGGGTCCGATGACTAA